A region of the Pempheris klunzingeri isolate RE-2024b chromosome 6, fPemKlu1.hap1, whole genome shotgun sequence genome:
tatgttttataatgtACAACTTTTACTTGACAGCACAACCTTTACATCGCTGATGgcaaatgggaaaaaaacagaatatgaatCTAACAAACAGTTCCCTCCAGACATGGAGCCACAGAGCAGCAAGCAGGCTGCAGCaaggcaaacacacagtcatgctCGTACCTGCAGTGGCCCTCTGGGGATCCTTCATTCCTAGAAATTGAAAACACTTTCACAGAATGTAAAAGAATCCATGACACTGAAACTGTGCTCACTTTACAAGATTGTGCCTCAGATACACAGGAAACTATGGCAGCTTTGCAATAGCCTATAGGCATTGTGGATAGGATCAAccaattgtttgttttgtgtagaTTATCATACATGGCTCATTGGTACTTGAAGCTCATGAGATGCCACCCTCTAACTACTGCTTGCTGAATAAAATCAACAGGTCTTAAATATAatttcctgactttttttttgcctctacCATAAGAAGTACTTCACCTTTACAGACAGTTTAGCTCAAGGGCACAGAGGTAGTTAGTTGCTTAGGATAAACAACTCCCAAACTCATAGACACGTTATCCCCAAACTGCAACCATGACCTGCAACCTTACAATCATAAACCAAAgtgatttttcaaaaaacagAGGTACTGCGGAAGAAAGCTAATTTGAGTTGgatagaaggaaaaaaaaattactatcaCTAAAAAAAGGACTATTAAACATCTGCtagcaaaaattaaaaaaaagaccatttgcTATGTGTGGTCATCTCCATACTTACTAAAACACACGTCACATGACCGGCCCATCAGCAACATTCAAGGGGGAGGAcatgtttacttgtttttttctgagatGCAAAAGTGGACAAAAAGCATTTCTTACTTCACTTTTCCTGAAATTCAAATTCTAAAACTTTCTatgtaataattttgttttacGGCGTGCCTTTACCTTGTGCTCTTCGCTGTGATGTGTATAATTTTCATGGATGCTAAATCATCTATTTTATCTGAGTTTTTAAGTTGTTATTTTCCTTGCCCTCTCTTCAGCTTTCAAATAGCTTCCTCACTGCTCTTTTGGGTTAACAAagctaagagagagagacagtcaaacagagagagagagagagagagagagaagttgaGTGCATGTATGTCACCAAGGGAAGATGAATACGGGTGGTGGGTGTTGTCTGTAAAACAGACTGCTGTGTCACAAGGCTACATAGTCAACATAGCTCCATGTTTAGacgcccccacccccctcctgcagctccacagacatcagctggagctgctgagtcAGAGCTGAATCTGTCAGAACTTCCTAAACTCATAGCATCAGATGATGAGTAGAAGCTGCTGTGCAGGTGTTAACCGTCAATAAATCATTACTTCTCTATTCCAATTATAAGATATACACGTATAATCACATTTGATTATTAGAATAAACTGAATATCGTCTAGCTTACTTTGCCCTTAACTGTACTTAGAAGTGCCTGTGTCTACACTTACTTCTATGGTTGcatttttaataacatttacattgaaaacaaatcattttaataaaCATATCTGGAAATTTTCATATATTATAACCACTGGTAGTTATACAGATTACAGGTAAGTAACTTTTTAAGCCAACCAGgtggcaacaacaaaaacatttctcagcCATACAGGTCACATGCAAAAGCCTGACTACAGCCCTGATACATCTTACAAGTTATTTAAGTGTGCATTACACACAGTTCTAAATACATTTCACCTGTTTTCTGGTTACAGGACAGTTATATCATGAAGTCTGTTTTGCACAGTTACTGACTTTTGGTTTGTGTGATTCTAGTCTTTGCAGGGAAAACATCCTCAATCCTCAGATGGCAACCTATAGATAGTGCTTGCTGTCAAACCATCAGCGGTTACACTCACTTTTAATGACACCCAGTCATGACCTCAAGGCCACAGCAGGCTGTATTTTTGATTTGGGTGGTGCCCTCAGATAACCAAGTAGCTCTGACTGTAACATGAACTGATGTGTCAGACGTCTCGAACGATGCATGTTTCTGTTTAGGAACATCAAGTATGGCAGGTTTTCCTACCGGTTTAGGCGCCTCTAACTCACCACTCATGTCTCCATCCAGACAGCGACACAACATCTCATTGTCTTTCTACATGGGGCTCCAGAAATAGGTCATAAAGATAGCTGTGCCTTGGGGGCTGTTATTATGCCTAGCCAGTTGCAGACTGCAAGCCAAAACAGCCCTGATAAAGCTTGCATACCTCAGTAGGGTTTTCCTCAGTAGGGTCTAGAGTACTGCTGGTAAACCTGATAGGTGTTCTGCTGCAGGACTCCTGAAGGGCCCACTGGACCTGGAGCTGAATCATCTAAGGCTGTTTTAAGGGGCATCAAAGGTCATGTCATGACAAAAAACCCTgaaatgagagcagagaggaggccaGAATACACCAGATTTAAAGTCGGATAGCAACAAGATGATGAATCAACAGAGACCTTGAGGGGAATCATCTGACTGTGCTGACAACATGGGAAGTATGCATAAATATGGAAGTAGTCTTCCTGCGTGAACTTTCGCTAAGCTCCATTTCCTTTCACTCACATCAGGAGCTGAACAGTTTAAAACCTGCTGAGAACTCTGCAGCTTCACTGCTACAGTTACTAGGTTCAGTCTAATAAAGAAACAGTATACAGAAAACTTAcagtattttaaaggtttaagCAAACAAGGAATGTTTTCATAAAATGAAGACGGGTCATGTAAGACTACCTCTGTTTCAAGACTGTTTATTTTTGAGATGCAAATAATTAATATCAGAATAACATGGTTAATATCGAGTCTGAGCAGCGGCCTCTTGGATTAAGTAACAACAGCCTGCTAATCTTTGGAGGATTTGGATTAATTTGTATTGTGACAAAATTCGCAGTCAAGATTCATAGTCCTCATTCTGTGTAAATGTGCTCCAGAGTTTATCTGAATCAAACAGAGGGCCTTAGCAGTCCAGCAAATAAATGATCTAAGAAACATCAGTATACCGCACAGTgcagtgcacacaaacactgcagaaacCAGTGAAACCAGCAATGATACCACTGGTGGCACAAATAATAATAGCCTAATGTGTATTCATGTTCACTAATCTGATCACAATAATATGTTAAGTTAGAATCAGTCCAGGTTAATCGTTTCTCTGAAACAAgccaaagaaacaaacacacatgaacacaagcaaaaacacacacacacacatacacttgtACACAAAGCAAGTTTCTTATCCAAGGAATAGCAATCACCACCATCAATTAATTCACATCAAAACACTTTTATTAAAAGCTACTGAGTGATGACAGTGATCGTGTGTCAGGACACATTTTCCTCATCTGTAGGAGGAAGTTTTGGTTATCAGGCTAAGGGGGTCTCCCTATGGGGGACAAAAGAACCAAGGGTGGCCACAGGTTGACCTCTGCTGTCAGCGAGCAGGAGAGCAGCTACAGCTTCAAACACAAGACCAGAGCTCCCTCTAGTAGccatgaaaagtaaaaacaacagaaacatggGGAAACTCGCATGAGTGTGTTCCAGCCAAATAAACAGGCAAGAtatattttgacttgtcatagaagaaaatagtaaaagcacaggtggaTTTAAATGATAGCATGACAAATAGCCAGTGATAGTTGCATTTAGGTGTGCCGGTAAGACAAGCACGCACAATAACAGGACCATAATTCAGGAGTAATTAAAAGCCACACCTGTTATTTTCCTGCTAAGACGTGCCAAAATGTTTACAGTGAAAAAGTCTGTGGAGGCCGTGGCTCATTGCTCGGTGACTGATCTACCTCTTTCTGAGAACAGTCAAAAGGTCAAGTCATGTTTTTACAACAGGACTTTAACACTGAAGTCTGTAATACTTCAGTAATAACAGTACTAGAGCTGCAACGACTCCATTTATCAACCAGTCAatcaacagtaaaataatgGGCGAATCagataaatgattaatcatttaaaatcatttttcaagcaaaaatgccccccaaaaaatgctgttttcagcATCTCTAATAGaaagattttctgctttttttccatttttaattgTTAAGAGAATATCTTGAGGTCTGTTGATCGGACAAAAAAGCCATCTGAAGACATTACCTTGGACGCTGCTTTTTTGACATTCTGTAGACAAACAAACCAATGAATAAAGAGAATAATTAGCAgcttaatcaataataaaaaaataatgcagcCCTAGTCAACACCTCATTCTGTTGTAATGACTTTCTTGGCAGTCAATAgtttttctgtacattttctgAAACACTTTTGTAATtctcaaaacattaaaaaaacaaccgTCACACCGGTTTACACAGTGCAGCACAACACTTCACTCGTCCcgcaacacacactcaaaccaaAAGTAAGAACATCTTTCTGCCACCAGCTGAACTGTACCCATCAAATCTCCTGTCATGCAAACACCATTTCATAAATCAAAAACTCTACAGAAGATGTGTCAATCTAATCACTTCAGACACGTTTTAGTAACGTTTATGCGAAATACAAAAAAGGcatataataacataataacaatGAACAGTCTAGGGACTACTGCCCTTCTCCTGCCTGTCCTGTCCACATGCTGAAAtcctccaccacatccaccaaCACAGACAGTCCACCTTCACATGGTCCCTCTCTGATGTCAGTCTGCTCCATGTTAACAACACCCTGCATGTCTTTAAaactcagtgacacacacatttgacaaCATGTGACCCACACTACACTGCTAACACTATTTTACACTGAAACTTGAGGATGAATGTGTCAGtaattctttctttctattctcctatagaaaataaacatttatgctCAGGTGTAAAAGGGAGCTGCTGACTGAGGTCTCACAGAGATACAATTTGTTGGATGCCTGTTGTATTTGAATGCATGATATTCaacacatatttaacattttgtccACCTAGTCCTCTTTACAAACACGCCCAGGTGATATTTACAGGTGTTTCTAAATGCTGCCTTTACTCTGAGATAATAATGCAGTGCCATGAATCATCATTTAGTATTTAGAGGCGTCAATTCATCTTTTAGTTGTTGTGTAAATTGCCATTCAGTTGAACCCAGCTGAAACCTTCATGTCTGTGGTCTGGATCAGAGAAATCAAGTGAGGATACATGACTTTCTAtcccttcctgtctgtcagtttaggtttcactttcttttccaCAGAAAGAAGaacctcctctgtttctgttcgCTGTTTGTCCAGTTGCCCGTCACTTCTACATCCAGCGGCTATCATGCAGAAAGCAACGGTTACTGAGCAGAAACCCAGGTAATGTTGAAGCCCTGCAGGTGTTAAATGAGATGATGTCAGATGATGGTTCAGGTACTAACCTGTGGCAGCTTTTCACGCATTTTGTCCTTAGTTCCCCGAGAAGGCCCGCAGGTCTGTGCACGCTGTTAAACGCTTGCAGCCAAACGGGGTGATAATTAGCGTCAGTATTAGTGAGGAAGCCATCGGGTGGGTAAGTTAGCTCGGCAGATGCTGGTTAAGTTTGGTTAAAGCAGGGATTCCCAAGGTGTGGTCGGCAGCCTCTGCGGAGTACACCAGGGGAGAGATGCCATGGTGGCGCAAAGGGCCCTGACCAGACAGCTCTTTGTCTCTGACATAAATATTTCCTTTGTAAAATAACTTTTCTTTAATGTGGTTGAAAATATGACAGCATTTTACCCCCcgaagcctgtgtgtgtgtgtgtgtgtgtgtgggtttgctCTCACCCATTATTGGGATGTCTTCAGTATTTTGTTGTGTGCATTGCATtaccagcatcagccctaatcatacatatcaaattttaattagtttttaaaaaaattaacccttaaattgccatgtttttgtcatgatgcgcatcattttatggtctaaaatacacaaaaaatacatgaaaaaaattgagaactctgaaaaattcaccatcttgcaaaattataagcaatatgcatgaaaaactgataaaatatgctaaaaataaaaatcataacacactagaaagtgctgaagaccctcaaagggttaaatgGGGCTGCATCAACCTGATCAGGATGTAGAAAGTGTTGCATGGCCTAAATAGGGTTTGggaaatgaacattttgaatTAGTTTGTTCTATAACCTACATTGGAAATCTCCATTTTGGATCAGAAAACACAGCTAATTTGAACTTTTAATGGTTGCTTATCCGAGCTAACACTGTGCCGGAAAAATAAGTGAATCAGTTATACCAATATTAACTGGACATTCTTCTGTTAATTGACTAACCGACTAATGGAATAACCATTGCGACAGTGCAGTCTAtattacctcatgtataaatcAGAGTATTCCCTGTAGTATTTTCTGTACAGTGTCCTGGATCTGTTGAAAATCAGTGGCAAATCAGTGTGGCTGTGCCATGTGGAGCCTTTGAATACAGCAGAGGTGTTGAGATAATACTTTTGTTCACTTGGGTATCATAAATAATTTTCAGTCAGTTTAAAGTCATGTGAGAAAGACAGTAagtaggaggagagagaagctgcaggaagtTAACAGCAGAGACGGACGGTAGGTTTACTGCTGTTAGTGCTAGCTTGAACTTCTCTTGTTTAGGGGGGTGTATATGGCCTCTCATAGAGGCATCCTCTGTCCCTTCATATGGAAGTGTCAGACAGTGTtgttcagctctgctctgattggtccagctTGAGAGTAGATTCAATCTCTGTCATGTAGATCACAATCACCAGAGATGAAATTTGTGACGACAAAGCCTGACGAAGATCTCTGAGACTGAATTGCTGAATTTGAAATTGATGGTAGCTGTTACTGCAGTGTGTAGATAATTGTTCCTCCACGTTGTTGTAACTAAATACTAAGCCTATAGCTGCAgaactaggggctggtccaaggcctgagccagcacTAAACTATAAGTTGCTTTATCTATGCTCTGTGACTCTGGTGCATGTGATTGTTTTCCTCACCAGCTTGGGCGGCTTTAACTTTGATGGTCTACTCACACCCAAATTTCACGTTGGTTCAGCTCAACCATCCAACGGCTCATCAGCGGGTGTCAAAGATGCTCTCGGCAGAGTTACAAAAGACAATACGATAGGGCAAAGGAAGCCCAAACCAGTCACATTTCCAGGTAAGCTGCTCTGTGCCAAGAAAACTGTCGTAGACTAGCACTGCCACAGTAAATGCACACTTCAAAACCCGACGTGCAATTACCAACAAATAATGGTGtctgaaaagatgaaaagtgtTACTCCTCAGTCAAGACAGACAAAAGTAAATTTACCTTCTTTTTCAACAAAGTACATCAAATTGACCACTGACATCTAGATATCTAGGAAACACCCCTGAGGCGGCTATAGCTCGGTGGTAAAGCCACTAATCAGCAGGTTGGCTGAAGCTCCCCAAGcgtgtgaatatgtgtgaatgGTTAGTTAGCTCCTGTCATCAGTGTATGAAGGGTGTGTGAATAAGTACATTTGAATGTGGAGTTAAAGAGCTTAGAGTGGtgaaaaagactagaaaggtgctacacaaaaTCACAAAGTAGAGTCCAGTTATCGTCACCATTCTCCTCAGTGCATCTCACTATCCAGCACAACACTGTACTGTAATAAAGTTGGACAGCTGTTACATCTGTATTTTCCTACCTTACGTGTGCACACCCCTATGTCTCACAGCTCTATTTCCTGCTTTCTATACATACAGTCGGTATCCAGCCATGTGTGACACTCACATGTGCCGTCATACATGGGAATGAAAGCTCAGTAGCATTTTTTACTTCAGTGCCATATTATTTTAACAGCAGCTTCTCTAGTGTCTCtattcattttctacatttctgtTAAATGTTTGGCAAGTAAAAGTTGAGTAAATACAGTCAAAGCACTGCATCGCTACATTTGCCATCTTAATACAGCTATCAGAAATgtattcaaagaaaaaaaaaaactgtacctTTAACCAGATGGTACAGTCCAAAAAATTATAAAGCTGGCCAttgattttctacattttacaaaatcattttcatcacttAGATGAAGTCCATTCTGTGTCCTCAGCCGACCTGTGTCATTACCCTGGTGGATGACACTTCCGTGGTAGCTTCTTAAAATAATCTGGATGTGACATTACTTTGTTATACCACTTATccatgaaataagaaaaatcatttgaataaCAAGCGGAAATGCAAGACATACATGAATAATGAGCTTGATCTTCCTGCATTTCACTTCTCAGAAGTTGAGAAAGATGGATATTTTATTAAAACTCATCCACTCTTAAACTCTCTTCAACAGTTTCTCTGAGGTGGGAATCTCGGAGGAGAGAAATGGAGTGGACAGAAGAGTGAGTAAAGCTGTGTTACTCAATAAAGTCAAGTTTGTAACTACTTTTAATTACTAGcaattaaatgaatgtatttctgctcatttaaagcaaaaataagctattttgaattttgattGTTACCTTTAATCCTTCAACTCATTTAAATACACTGCTGGCACTTCTTTACTTATTCACATTATTCTAAACAGCAAGTGAGCGTCTTTTTTACCATTTACCACAGACGAAGGACAAGCCTGATGAAGACAGTCAGCTCCTACAGGCCGATGTGTGAGGAGGTGACTCAGGCTCGGGTTCTCCTCCTGGGCCCAGTCAGTTCTGGAAAGTCCAGCTTTATCAGCTCAGTCCAGTCTGTGTTTAACGGAAGAGTCACCAACCGGGCCATGGTgggctcctcctccaccagcttcaccaaGAAGGTACAAGTGGAGCAGTAACGTGTAACTGAGAGAAATCActaaaattgttgatattttttgGGGGCGTGGGGTTACAAACAAGCTGAAGTTTAGTGTTTGGTTTTGAAAAATGGGGCGATATTAAAAGGACAGTAGGCCTCCTCTGGCCTTTGAGCACGATAGTGAAACCTTCAATCTCGTGATCTCTATCAGgatcatgtttgtttgtatagTTGGTCATGACAACTCAGTAAATTCACCACGTTTGAGATATTTTTTCAAGAATGAACTTAAACACTCAATTCATAGTTGATTATCAAATGATTGCAAAATAATGAGGTCTAAAATTAtagatgcagacacacacacaaagctaccTTAAAGTGACTCTGATCACGTCTCAAGTTTGCTCATCATGCTGGAGACATGCAGTCAGAAGGGAGGCTGCTCTCATGCTGTAGATCCCATCAACCTCCCTGTTTGCTTGTGTCAGCTGCAGTCGTTCAACATCCGCGGTCAGAAAGGAGAGGATCCTACCGCACTGGTGCTGTGTGACATTATGGGCCTGGGGGATGGAGAGATGACCGGACCGACCCTCCACGACATCCTGTCCATCATTAAAGGCCATGTACCTGAGGGACACAAGGTAAGCCAGATCAATATTCTgatactgtagtttttagctGGCAGCAAAGCTTTAAAGATTGCAGCGCTGGTCCAGACTTAAATATCTCCaggccaccatgaggttgacatttgtggttttaaatgaaatgtcctGACCATTGACTGCatataaagatggatgacaCGTCTGCTTCTTCCTACTGTACAAAAATAGTacaaaaaaagctaaaatatcCAGAATATGGCCGCTGCCATCGTGTGCTGATGACGAGATTTAGAGTTGTCAGACGTAATCACAAGTTACGGTTGGCTGTCAGTAATCACGTTTCAGTCCTGTTTTATAGCATCAAGGAACTAATTAAACACTTGAACATACAGCAGGACGGTAAAAACCAgctaaacagacagaaacaacctttgggaaaaaattattttagtaTATTTTGATTTCTGCCAACATGGATGGGGCGAGCTTTATGATGTGTACCGCTGACAGCCACCACAATTATTTGGTTTCACTTTTAAGGAGCTGTCATGTTGTCATCTTTATATAGTCAATGGTTCCGACCCATATTTTACGAATTGCattgaaatttggtacagacattcatgtctgCCACAGGATAAATTAGAAGAACCTcagtgatcctctgacttttcgtCGAGATCCATAATCAGGTCAATAATCAAATTTTTCCAATCTTCTAAATAAATGTGTGCAAAACTAGAAacaaatgacattcccatcagtctcagctgtgTGCTAATTAGGAAATGTTGGCATGGTAGCACGCAGTACGAgttgtttttctgaaaatgttttctcttcatttctctctcccagTTTAGCCCAGATGAGCCAGTGAGGTCTGAGACTTTGGGCTATGTGAAGCGGCCGAGCCTCAAAGACAAGATCCACTGTGTGGTCTTTGTGGTGGCCGCCTCTCAAATCCTGAACTACACCAAAGGCCTCAGCACCACCTTCCAGCAGCTCCGAGAGCATATCAGTGGCCTGGGTAAGAAAAGGACAAACAAGCAGTCAAACACGaagatacactactcacaaaaacttaaggatattcgactttcaggtgaaatatatggaaaatgtaaaaagtgaatgctacagtgatattatatcatgaaagtagagCACTTAAGgagaagcatgcaatggtaattttattcatcttaaacaatttattgaaagaaacgctaacaacagtggtaggtataccacaacaaaacatttcagtgtctcaataaattgggatgtggccaaaggacgtccactcctctcctttctgtgactcttccagtcactctgtatcactgttccaacctcctgatgacactctgtgaccctctaagctcagtgaacacctccgtctgaggacttcctgtttgaagcatccagtgttgaggtgctgctgatcaactgttaggtgtcgtcttggtctcatgatgtcagaatgtgaacagcacgatgaggaggactgtttaaataccaattc
Encoded here:
- the ifi44g gene encoding interferon-induced protein 44, with the translated sequence MQKATVTEQKPSLGGFNFDGLLTPKFHVGSAQPSNGSSAGVKDALGRVTKDNTIGQRKPKPVTFPVSLRWESRRREMEWTEERRTSLMKTVSSYRPMCEEVTQARVLLLGPVSSGKSSFISSVQSVFNGRVTNRAMVGSSSTSFTKKLQSFNIRGQKGEDPTALVLCDIMGLGDGEMTGPTLHDILSIIKGHVPEGHKFSPDEPVRSETLGYVKRPSLKDKIHCVVFVVAASQILNYTKGLSTTFQQLREHISGLGVHQVALLTHIDQICSETDEDVTKVYESCIIQDMMRKAGTLLGMSTSYIVPVKNYSAELDLDVNTDVLLLSAVDHILQYADMYFQDNTPQYAGPKTD